In the Ipomoea triloba cultivar NCNSP0323 chromosome 6, ASM357664v1 genome, one interval contains:
- the LOC116023216 gene encoding guanine nucleotide-binding protein subunit beta-like protein yields the protein MAQESLVLRGTMKAHTDWVTAIAAPIDNADFIVSASRDKSIIVWSLTKDGPQFGVARRRLTGHSHFVEDVVLSSDGQFALSGSWDAELRLWDLQTGTTARRFVGHTKDVLSVAFSVDNRQIVSASRDRSIKLWNTLGECKYTIQEQDGHSEWVSCVRFSPNNLQPTIVSASWDRTVKIWNLTNCKLRSTLAGHTGYVNTVSVSPDGSLCASGGKDGVILLWDLAEGKRLYSLEAGSIIHSLCFSPNRYWLCAATESSIKIWDLESKTIVVDLKVDLKQESEMAAEGNTSSKNKVIFCTSLSWSADGSTLFSGYTDGVIRVWGIGRY from the exons ATGGCTCAGGAATCTCTAGTTCTCCGCGGCACAATGAAGGCCCACACCGACTGGGTGACGGCCATCGCCGCCCCAATCGACAACGCCGACTTTATCGTCTCCGCCTCCCGCGACAAATCCATCATAGTCTGGTCTCTCACTAAGGATGGCCCGCAATTTGGCGTCGCACGCCGCCGCCTCACCGGACACTCTCACTTCGTCGAGGACGTGGTTCTCTCCTCCGACGGACAGTTCGCCCTATCCGGCTCCTGGGACGCCGAGCTCCGCCTCTGGGATCTCCAGACCGGCACCACCGCCCGCCGCTTCGTCGGCCACACTAAGGACGTCCTGTCCGTGGCGTTCTCTGTTGACAATCGCCAGATCGTCTCCGCTTCCCGTGACCGCTCCATCAAGCTATGGAACACCCTCGGTGAGTGCAAGTACACGATCCAGGAGCAGGACGGGCACTCTGAATGGGTATCGTGCGTACGTTTCAGCCCCAATAATCTGCAGCCGACCATCGTGTCTGCCTCGTGGGATCGAACGGTGAAAATCTGGAATCTGACGAACTGCAAGCTTCGGTCTACTCTAGCTGGGCACACTGGCTATGTGAACACTGTTTCTGTGTCGCCTGATGGCTCTCTTTGCGCTAGCGGAGGCAAGGATGGAGTGATCCTGCTCTGGGATTTGGCTGAGGGCAAGAGGCTTTACTCCCTCGAAGCTGGATCAATTATTCATTCCCTCTGCTTCAGCCCCAATAGGTACTGGCTCTGTGCCGCTACGGAGTCTAGCATTAAGATTTGGGATTTGGAGAGCAAGACCATTGTGGTGGACCTCAAGGTTGATCTTAAACAGGAGAGTGAGATGGCTGCTGAAGGAAATACTTCTTCCAAAAACAAG GTAATATTCTGCACCAGTTTGAGCTGGAGTGCTGATGGAAGCACTCTTTTCAGCGGATATACAGATGGTGTTATCAGAGTGTGGGGTATTGGACGGTATTAG